Proteins from one Mesotoga infera genomic window:
- the hcp gene encoding hydroxylamine reductase gives MFCYQCSETMKGTGCTVRGVCGKEPEVANLQDLLIWLLKGVSFWGNGARKFGARNEEVDLFVAEGLFTTITNVNFDPLSLGKKIEHTLKIRDKAEAMFRKAFIDKNGRDYNGTVPEAASWKLIGGIDVYEMKGAEVGVMETKDPDIRSLRELLIYGLKGIAAYTDHAYILKHADDSVLAFLQEALAATLDDSLSVNDYVNLVMKAGEHAVKAMALLDGANTSTYGNPEVTSVFTGRIEGPGILVSGHDLLDLEEILKQTEGKGINIYTHGEMLPANAYPGLKKYRHLVGNYGTSWYNQQKEFEEFKGPIVMTTNCIQKPLDTYKDRIFTTGLVGWPNVFHIPNRTGKQPKDFTPVIEKALEIGNIGAKSGKNIVVGLAHNQLSKVSDKIIDAVKTGKIKKFVVMAGCDGHAKERQYYTDLASALPGNTVILTAGCAKYRYNMLELGDIGGIPRIVDAGQCNDSYSLAVTALKLKEAFGLKDINDLPIEYDIAWYEQKAVAVLLALLYLGVKGIRLGPVLPAFLSQNVLKVLVDNFNIRPITNVKEDLASIVGR, from the coding sequence GTGTTTTGTTATCAATGTTCAGAAACCATGAAGGGAACAGGTTGTACCGTCAGAGGGGTATGCGGAAAGGAACCGGAAGTAGCAAACCTCCAAGATTTGCTCATCTGGTTGCTCAAGGGAGTCTCTTTCTGGGGAAACGGTGCCAGAAAATTCGGTGCCCGGAATGAAGAAGTGGATCTCTTTGTGGCCGAAGGACTTTTCACAACCATAACCAACGTCAACTTCGATCCTTTGAGTCTTGGAAAAAAGATTGAACATACACTGAAGATCAGGGACAAGGCCGAAGCCATGTTCAGAAAGGCCTTCATTGATAAGAATGGAAGGGATTACAATGGTACCGTCCCAGAAGCTGCCAGCTGGAAATTGATCGGAGGAATCGATGTTTACGAAATGAAAGGGGCCGAAGTCGGCGTAATGGAAACCAAGGATCCCGACATAAGATCTTTGAGAGAACTGTTGATCTATGGTCTAAAGGGCATAGCCGCTTACACAGATCACGCATACATTTTGAAGCATGCCGACGACTCCGTACTCGCTTTTCTACAGGAGGCTCTTGCCGCAACTCTTGATGATTCTCTTTCCGTAAACGATTATGTCAATCTCGTCATGAAAGCCGGAGAACATGCCGTAAAGGCCATGGCCCTGCTGGATGGGGCGAACACTTCCACTTATGGTAACCCCGAAGTCACCTCCGTCTTCACCGGTAGGATCGAAGGTCCCGGAATACTTGTTAGCGGTCACGATTTGCTTGATCTTGAAGAAATTTTGAAGCAGACCGAAGGAAAGGGGATTAATATCTATACTCACGGTGAGATGCTCCCGGCCAATGCTTATCCGGGCCTGAAGAAATATAGACATCTTGTGGGTAACTATGGCACTTCCTGGTACAACCAACAAAAGGAATTCGAAGAGTTCAAGGGTCCGATTGTTATGACCACCAACTGCATTCAGAAACCATTAGATACTTATAAAGACAGGATCTTCACGACGGGTCTTGTAGGATGGCCAAACGTCTTTCACATACCCAACAGAACCGGCAAACAGCCAAAAGACTTCACGCCGGTGATCGAAAAAGCTCTGGAAATAGGTAACATAGGCGCCAAATCTGGAAAAAACATAGTGGTAGGTCTGGCTCACAATCAGCTCTCAAAAGTATCGGACAAGATAATCGACGCCGTTAAAACTGGAAAGATCAAGAAGTTCGTTGTCATGGCAGGCTGCGATGGTCACGCTAAAGAGAGGCAGTACTACACGGACCTTGCAAGCGCATTGCCGGGAAATACCGTTATACTCACTGCCGGCTGCGCAAAGTATCGCTACAATATGCTTGAACTTGGAGATATCGGGGGCATTCCAAGGATAGTGGATGCCGGTCAGTGTAACGATAGCTATTCACTGGCAGTCACCGCCCTGAAACTCAAGGAAGCCTTCGGACTAAAGGATATAAACGATCTACCGATAGAATATGACATAGCGTGGTACGAGCAGAAAGCCGTAGCCGTTCTTCTGGCTTTGCTTTACTTGGGCGTTAAGGGAATCAGACTAGGACCGGTTCTCCCGGCCTTCTTATCGCAAAACGTATTGAAGGTGCTGGTAGATAACTTCAACATAAGACCTATTACCAACGTAAAAGAGGATCTTGCTTCAATAGTCGGCCGATAA
- a CDS encoding coiled-coil domain-containing protein, whose amino-acid sequence MKRILFIVFLFVSMIAFAVDTDTLFNSMLSRSQDFVAFTGAGFEARFIPAYAVADRQDGQIEIEKDLYLLGLFVFRSERSMNIQLDSIQIMNATSDERVEGQIFRVEELFVPVQLPIVLPSGGIIVLASQVALQDYFMDVRVQNILLPWRIRTAIPGRTVEMAPVSIEVQPPSTDTANLEGYESINESIADLNERLNFLQDNVEGLNLQFRRLNTLFLDTQIALAEYKASVDNSMIDLQEHRLIFEQRVEALESALSTTTFDSDALDSLRTSIEDLNTEMQGIELELQLIDEMKSSHEELKTLLGKHEKTIEELRDAIGSISSSISDPERFSSIEKAIEENRAALEALGGDLQNTRTFLADDLVTIKNSSQELIEARRRIDERIIELEQEIARVGSVSEDTAVSLSEALSFLNGALEQFESFKNIVMNELSRSYEESIASLGDMESRVSLIEASLTNLENLEAELNNQREELRAYGDILNRSITRIDSIDKSVEELEALVQSLESVFENLTPSSQDSLGSFLSNLEEQIGILRESIGSLSIGFVRMNSELIQIKESIPPEGVSPEAFSQTVFEFNSKISDIEKLFTTLEAKIGGLNVSLANIDKRLQATAVEIDSLKGNFDGSVTAIDNNLKSIQKLQTESAQLRMLIEENSRNLATYRGEIESRLDATLVSREEIQMIVDEAVSAAKEETKKEISSLKRANNIWLTIAVLSSVAAIVLGVLNMMEIP is encoded by the coding sequence ATGAAAAGGATACTCTTTATCGTCTTTCTCTTTGTTTCAATGATAGCTTTTGCCGTAGATACCGATACACTCTTCAACAGCATGCTTTCCAGAAGCCAGGACTTTGTAGCTTTCACCGGTGCAGGTTTCGAGGCCAGGTTCATTCCAGCCTATGCCGTAGCTGACAGGCAGGACGGACAGATAGAGATCGAGAAAGATCTTTATTTGCTAGGGTTATTTGTTTTTAGATCAGAAAGGTCGATGAATATACAACTGGATTCGATCCAAATAATGAACGCCACCTCCGATGAGCGAGTTGAGGGTCAGATTTTTAGAGTCGAGGAGCTCTTCGTACCAGTGCAGCTTCCAATTGTTTTGCCTTCCGGTGGGATTATAGTTCTTGCCAGCCAGGTTGCGCTCCAGGATTATTTTATGGATGTCAGGGTTCAGAATATATTGCTACCCTGGAGAATTAGGACAGCTATACCCGGCAGAACAGTCGAAATGGCTCCGGTGAGTATAGAAGTGCAACCTCCATCGACCGACACTGCAAATCTTGAAGGCTACGAGTCTATCAACGAAAGTATCGCCGATCTAAATGAAAGACTTAACTTCCTCCAGGACAATGTCGAAGGTCTCAATCTTCAGTTCAGAAGGTTGAACACTCTCTTTCTCGATACACAGATAGCCTTGGCCGAATACAAAGCTTCTGTGGACAACAGCATGATCGACCTTCAGGAGCATAGATTAATCTTCGAGCAAAGAGTGGAAGCTCTCGAGTCAGCTCTCTCTACAACTACCTTCGATTCGGACGCGCTCGATTCACTGAGGACTTCGATCGAAGACTTAAACACCGAGATGCAGGGAATTGAACTTGAGCTTCAGCTCATAGATGAGATGAAATCGTCACATGAAGAACTCAAAACTTTGCTGGGCAAGCATGAAAAAACGATCGAAGAACTGAGAGACGCCATAGGAAGTATTTCCTCATCGATATCTGATCCGGAGAGGTTTTCGAGTATAGAAAAGGCTATCGAGGAAAATCGTGCCGCTCTGGAAGCTCTGGGTGGTGATCTTCAAAATACAAGAACCTTCCTTGCCGACGATCTAGTAACTATAAAGAATTCTTCGCAGGAACTGATCGAAGCTCGCAGAAGAATTGATGAGAGAATCATTGAACTGGAGCAGGAGATCGCAAGAGTGGGTAGCGTTAGTGAAGATACGGCAGTCTCACTTTCAGAAGCGCTTTCTTTCCTGAACGGTGCACTCGAGCAGTTTGAGAGTTTTAAAAACATCGTGATGAATGAACTGAGTAGATCTTACGAAGAATCGATCGCGAGTTTGGGCGACATGGAATCGAGAGTATCCTTGATTGAAGCTTCGCTAACCAATCTTGAGAATCTAGAGGCGGAGTTGAACAATCAGCGGGAAGAACTGAGAGCTTACGGGGATATTTTGAACAGATCTATAACCCGTATCGATAGCATCGACAAAAGTGTTGAAGAACTTGAGGCACTTGTCCAAAGTCTGGAAAGCGTTTTTGAGAATCTAACGCCTTCTTCCCAAGACTCTCTTGGAAGTTTTTTGAGCAATCTTGAGGAACAGATCGGAATTCTAAGAGAGTCCATTGGAAGTTTATCGATCGGCTTCGTGAGGATGAATTCGGAACTTATACAGATCAAGGAGTCGATCCCTCCCGAAGGGGTTTCTCCCGAGGCTTTCTCACAGACAGTTTTCGAGTTCAACAGCAAGATATCGGATATAGAAAAGCTTTTCACAACACTGGAAGCGAAGATAGGTGGTCTGAACGTCTCACTTGCCAATATCGACAAACGCCTCCAGGCAACCGCCGTCGAAATCGATAGCCTGAAGGGTAACTTCGATGGATCGGTCACGGCTATCGATAACAATCTTAAATCCATTCAAAAGCTCCAGACCGAGTCAGCACAGCTAAGAATGCTAATCGAAGAAAACTCCAGAAATCTGGCGACATATCGCGGGGAAATCGAGAGCAGGCTCGATGCCACTCTGGTAAGCAGAGAGGAGATTCAGATGATCGTCGATGAAGCCGTTAGTGCCGCTAAAGAAGAGACGAAAAAAGAGATATCGTCTTTGAAAAGGGCGAACAATATCTGGCTGACTATCGCGGTACTCTCTTCGGTTGCGGCCATAGTCCTGGGTGTGCTGAACATGATGGAGATACCTTGA
- a CDS encoding ABC transporter permease has product MGAYFRRKIVIYLLTFIFAVTIDWMIPRFMPGNPIQNLLSRFSTRSDTTEVIARYLNEIYGLDRPPLQQYFAFWAGLFRGDLGVSIYVTGAPVARVIARALPFDLALLIPAIMLSYIAGNKFGAFAARKKRLDGIVLPLWYVLTATPYMWLGILLAWFFGVALNILPIAGAYSFSMVPNLSWGFIWDFFKHWILPFSSLFIVQFGGWAIGMRNMIIYELEAEYCRYLESLGASRKLIRRYAYKNAVLPQITGLALQLGVIVAGALATEVVFSYPGIGHLLKEAILNQDYFLIQGCFLFIIIGVLLANIILDFAYILIDPRIRHSSVGETV; this is encoded by the coding sequence GTGGGAGCCTATTTCAGAAGAAAAATAGTCATCTACCTTCTCACGTTCATCTTTGCGGTGACAATAGATTGGATGATACCAAGATTCATGCCCGGCAACCCCATCCAAAACCTTCTCTCCAGGTTTTCGACCCGCTCGGACACCACCGAGGTGATCGCCAGGTATCTAAACGAGATCTACGGACTCGACAGACCTCCGTTACAACAGTATTTTGCATTCTGGGCAGGACTATTCAGGGGTGATCTGGGAGTGAGTATATATGTTACTGGGGCCCCGGTTGCCCGGGTAATAGCGAGGGCGCTGCCCTTTGATCTGGCTTTACTGATCCCGGCAATCATGCTGAGTTACATAGCAGGCAATAAATTCGGTGCCTTCGCTGCCAGAAAAAAGAGGCTCGACGGCATAGTCTTGCCTCTATGGTACGTGCTGACTGCAACACCCTATATGTGGCTGGGTATACTCCTCGCTTGGTTTTTCGGGGTTGCGCTGAACATACTTCCGATAGCGGGAGCTTACAGTTTCTCGATGGTTCCAAACTTGAGTTGGGGCTTCATCTGGGATTTTTTCAAGCACTGGATCCTCCCCTTCAGCTCTCTCTTTATTGTACAGTTCGGAGGTTGGGCTATTGGGATGCGCAACATGATTATTTACGAACTGGAAGCCGAATATTGCAGATACCTCGAATCACTTGGAGCCTCGCGAAAACTGATAAGGCGTTACGCTTATAAAAACGCAGTGCTCCCTCAAATAACAGGGCTGGCCCTTCAATTGGGTGTCATAGTTGCCGGCGCACTCGCCACGGAGGTGGTTTTCTCTTATCCAGGTATAGGACATTTGCTCAAAGAAGCGATACTGAATCAGGATTACTTTCTAATTCAAGGGTGTTTTCTCTTCATAATAATTGGAGTCTTGCTGGCCAACATAATACTGGATTTTGCATACATTCTTATCGATCCGAGGATCCGACATTCCTCGGTGGGAGAGACAGTATGA
- a CDS encoding GNAT family N-acetyltransferase: MEIRKLDDTYRERIIEIFTICFDYNFDIDEDGPFFDDPSLWEYVWGAFDGQKLIASYISYKQRVKIRNRAIECRYLDGVATLPEYRNMGIIKDIFMRDCADALDSGINIMMLDPFKHDYYRKLGFETAFENLNLSFDYSLLSSEMVENDLRIVSGMLYQKDSMKPLVEAALEKLWEESRYAEVKEISAYSQGIYREKDLLCAVVIDENNIPHGLILYSKKGRKMNIRRFSFTDLQGFYALKRFLLNHRDQLSSFEIRRVPPDFPIELLLHSGWQAGRFAELKDFSSRMMRILSPIPVISELMDKEISARVIIEIEDRNLPQNDLSLSIGNGEVVYTDRKGLSISIADLVPLVTGRTSASRLWRMGKLGKGEYGKLPWGIAEVPSDVQILDSLFPRITTHNAH; the protein is encoded by the coding sequence ATGGAAATCAGGAAACTCGACGACACCTACAGGGAAAGGATCATAGAAATATTCACAATTTGCTTCGACTACAATTTTGATATTGACGAAGATGGGCCGTTCTTCGACGATCCTTCACTCTGGGAATATGTATGGGGCGCCTTCGATGGCCAGAAGCTTATCGCGAGTTATATAAGCTACAAACAGCGAGTGAAGATAAGGAACAGAGCAATCGAATGCCGTTATCTGGATGGTGTCGCAACTCTTCCCGAATACAGGAACATGGGTATAATCAAAGATATCTTCATGAGAGATTGCGCAGATGCCCTCGATAGTGGAATTAACATTATGATGCTGGACCCTTTCAAACATGATTACTATCGTAAACTCGGCTTTGAAACAGCATTTGAGAATCTGAACCTGAGTTTCGATTACTCTCTTCTCTCAAGCGAGATGGTTGAAAACGATTTGAGAATCGTTTCGGGCATGCTATATCAAAAAGATTCTATGAAGCCGTTGGTGGAAGCTGCTCTCGAAAAGCTATGGGAAGAGTCAAGGTACGCAGAAGTCAAAGAGATAAGCGCCTACAGTCAGGGCATCTATCGCGAAAAGGATCTTTTGTGCGCTGTGGTAATCGATGAAAACAATATACCGCACGGTTTGATACTGTATTCCAAGAAAGGCCGAAAAATGAATATAAGACGTTTTAGTTTTACAGATCTCCAGGGTTTTTATGCTTTGAAGAGGTTTTTACTGAACCACAGGGATCAACTATCATCTTTTGAAATCAGAAGGGTACCTCCCGACTTTCCGATCGAGCTCCTTCTTCACTCGGGCTGGCAGGCTGGAAGGTTTGCAGAGTTGAAGGATTTTTCCTCGAGAATGATGAGAATTCTATCACCGATTCCAGTTATTTCGGAACTGATGGACAAGGAAATTTCCGCTCGTGTCATAATCGAAATAGAAGATAGAAATCTGCCACAGAACGACTTATCGTTGTCCATCGGGAACGGTGAAGTAGTATATACCGATCGAAAGGGTCTTTCGATATCGATTGCTGATCTTGTTCCACTCGTGACCGGTAGAACTTCGGCATCGAGATTATGGAGAATGGGGAAGCTTGGCAAAGGGGAATATGGAAAACTCCCATGGGGCATTGCCGAAGTTCCATCGGATGTCCAGATTCTGGATTCTCTCTTTCCCCGTATAACAACCCATAACGCACATTGA
- a CDS encoding alpha/beta hydrolase: MKRLFSLLIFVGFLNTYTTAGSFFSNVRSAFETIEQLFISSRQSKDYRVREDGIYFPGGMVEGYLIIDYDVEYSRTGRETLTMDIYFPLNLKQKEKSPAVIYVHGGAWASGNKESGPGLLIIAELVKNGYLVAAVDYRLAPAHIFPAQIVDVKTAVRFLRQNAAVYGIDASRIGAFGTSAGGHLVSLAGLTPNYDLFRGDQYKEVSDDLMAVADLFGPTDLESLFIGLEKVLAEKIFGKGEDALKVASPKEYVRGDGPPFLIIQGDKDVVVPPYQSEEFYRSLVESGNYAELLIVRNAGHGFVPSGGKISPSLLEIAGTVVEFFDRFLSADY; this comes from the coding sequence ATGAAAAGACTATTCTCGCTACTCATATTCGTTGGGTTCCTTAATACATATACGACTGCCGGTTCCTTTTTTTCGAATGTAAGATCGGCTTTCGAGACGATCGAACAGCTATTCATATCTTCGCGTCAGTCTAAGGATTACAGAGTGAGGGAGGACGGGATTTATTTCCCCGGTGGAATGGTGGAAGGGTATCTAATCATCGACTACGATGTCGAGTATTCGAGAACAGGCAGAGAGACTCTAACCATGGATATCTACTTTCCTCTGAATCTGAAACAGAAAGAAAAGTCCCCTGCGGTGATTTACGTTCACGGCGGGGCGTGGGCCAGCGGTAATAAAGAGTCCGGACCGGGCTTATTGATAATTGCAGAGCTCGTCAAGAACGGCTATTTGGTTGCCGCCGTCGATTACAGGCTGGCCCCCGCCCATATATTTCCGGCTCAAATTGTGGATGTGAAAACAGCTGTGAGATTTCTCAGACAAAATGCGGCTGTTTACGGGATTGATGCTTCTAGAATCGGTGCCTTCGGAACGAGCGCGGGTGGGCACCTGGTCTCTCTTGCTGGATTGACTCCCAACTACGATCTTTTCAGGGGTGATCAATACAAAGAAGTATCTGATGACCTGATGGCTGTTGCCGACCTCTTTGGTCCTACCGATCTGGAAAGTCTCTTCATAGGCCTGGAAAAAGTGCTCGCCGAGAAGATTTTTGGAAAAGGGGAAGATGCATTGAAGGTTGCGAGTCCCAAAGAATATGTGAGAGGTGATGGTCCGCCTTTTTTGATAATACAGGGCGATAAAGATGTAGTTGTCCCCCCGTACCAGTCAGAGGAGTTTTATCGGTCGCTTGTGGAAAGCGGTAATTATGCTGAACTACTCATAGTAAGAAACGCCGGGCACGGTTTTGTACCCAGCGGTGGAAAAATCAGCCCTTCATTACTCGAGATAGCCGGTACCGTGGTGGAGTTCTTCGATCGATTTTTATCGGCCGACTATTGA
- a CDS encoding ABC transporter substrate-binding protein translates to MKKGFLLLLLAMILVSSLAIGQVYDRKETLYAGGGLWSPPNNWNPFTPWAIMTGTNGLIYEYLFMFDPLSNEMIPWLAVGGGWIDGKTYELKLRDNVFWTDGEKFDAEDVKFTFDIAKKYPGVHYSSMWNWMKEVEIIDPLTVRVHFTEPLYQQWSFQLYQLPMVPEHIWKNKTEAEILTGANEGPIGTGCYLAEGYGQDRMIYIRNDNWWAIEQLGIKPTPKRIVYLTVSGNNVALGMIFKGELDISNFFLPGVPAVKAAYGIHTYFDEAPYMLSDNTAVLFLNNSRKPMDDVNFRKAVAWAINSDDIVTRVFENQVIRSNPLGFLPIDAWMKYYDEKVVEKYGFKYDPAVSKKTLADAGYKDINGDGFVEAPDGSKVELSIIVPFGWTDWMESIKIIANNLKAVGINAKAEFPDYSRYQDELYSGRFDMAINNFNSNLSNTVWSYYYWLFWDIREQQTQGNYGKYNNPKVFELMGAFDRTPVDDYETGQKIMSELEELFLKEIPYVPLWFNGMWFQASTSVWSNWPSEDGPHYYPCTWNGKWQLGGIFMLTALKAK, encoded by the coding sequence ATGAAAAAAGGCTTTCTTCTATTACTTCTGGCCATGATACTCGTTAGTAGTCTCGCCATTGGTCAAGTTTACGATCGAAAGGAAACGCTGTACGCCGGTGGAGGACTGTGGAGTCCACCAAACAATTGGAATCCATTCACTCCCTGGGCTATAATGACAGGTACCAACGGTCTGATCTATGAATATCTATTCATGTTCGATCCTCTCAGCAACGAAATGATTCCCTGGCTCGCTGTTGGTGGAGGGTGGATCGACGGGAAGACCTACGAGTTGAAACTTAGAGACAACGTTTTCTGGACAGACGGAGAGAAATTCGATGCCGAAGACGTCAAATTTACCTTCGACATCGCCAAAAAGTACCCGGGTGTGCATTATAGCTCTATGTGGAACTGGATGAAAGAAGTAGAAATAATCGATCCGCTAACTGTGCGCGTTCACTTCACCGAACCACTCTATCAGCAGTGGTCCTTCCAGCTTTATCAATTACCGATGGTGCCGGAACACATCTGGAAGAACAAGACAGAAGCCGAAATTTTGACAGGTGCCAATGAGGGGCCCATAGGCACCGGTTGTTATCTGGCCGAAGGTTACGGTCAGGACAGGATGATCTACATCAGAAACGATAACTGGTGGGCGATCGAGCAATTGGGAATCAAACCTACTCCCAAGAGAATCGTTTATCTTACAGTTTCTGGAAATAACGTGGCTCTGGGTATGATATTCAAGGGAGAGCTCGATATAAGCAACTTCTTCCTGCCGGGAGTTCCCGCAGTGAAAGCCGCTTACGGAATCCACACATACTTCGACGAAGCACCTTACATGCTTTCAGATAATACGGCTGTCCTATTCCTGAATAATAGTAGAAAACCTATGGACGACGTTAACTTCAGGAAGGCCGTTGCGTGGGCTATAAACTCGGATGACATCGTGACCAGGGTTTTCGAAAACCAGGTAATCAGGTCCAATCCACTGGGTTTTCTTCCTATCGATGCCTGGATGAAGTATTACGATGAAAAGGTCGTTGAGAAGTATGGCTTCAAGTACGACCCGGCTGTCTCGAAGAAAACGCTGGCCGACGCCGGTTACAAAGATATCAACGGAGATGGTTTCGTCGAGGCTCCAGATGGTTCTAAGGTTGAGCTCTCAATAATAGTGCCTTTCGGCTGGACAGACTGGATGGAGTCTATAAAGATAATAGCCAACAATCTCAAAGCCGTAGGAATCAACGCCAAGGCAGAGTTCCCCGACTACTCGAGGTACCAGGACGAGCTCTACAGCGGTAGATTCGACATGGCGATCAACAATTTCAATAGCAACCTGTCCAATACGGTGTGGAGCTACTACTACTGGCTCTTCTGGGATATCAGAGAACAGCAAACTCAGGGAAATTACGGAAAATACAACAATCCGAAGGTTTTTGAATTGATGGGTGCTTTCGATCGAACACCGGTAGACGACTATGAAACCGGGCAGAAGATTATGTCGGAACTCGAAGAGCTTTTCCTTAAAGAAATTCCTTACGTTCCTCTTTGGTTCAACGGCATGTGGTTCCAGGCTAGCACCAGTGTATGGAGTAACTGGCCTAGTGAAGACGGTCCACACTATTACCCATGTACCTGGAACGGAAAGTGGCAGCTTGGTGGTATCTTCATGTTGACGGCTCTGAAGGCCAAATAA